A genomic stretch from Chelmon rostratus isolate fCheRos1 chromosome 14, fCheRos1.pri, whole genome shotgun sequence includes:
- the srrt gene encoding serrate RNA effector molecule homolog isoform X2, with amino-acid sequence MGDSDDEYDRRRRDKFRRERSDYDRSREREDRRRDDWNDREWDRGRERRSRGEYRDYDRGRRERFTPPRHDMSPQQKRMRRDWDDHGGDPYRGGYDLGYGGGGGPSYGPPQHWGHPDLHLMQPHHGIPIQARLGNIHDMDLGPPPPIMKSFKEFLLSLDDSVDETEAVKRYNEYKIDFRRQQMQDFFLAHKDEEWFRSKYHPDEASRLKAEAQSALHNRLNVFLFLMENSWFDNVSLDIEQTPAIIKVLDAAVIKMEGGTDHDLRILDLPSEEEEEREKSTSVSGGAEPPKSQDLKALDVDRKPPVEKDKNEKEESDSASTERAAATEGEDVKEGAEKEAAKEEMPEPKKPRRKRKRSGDSDDEGSASESDSDSDSDSNSNSSDKPVKKEEEEDKEDEEEEGEEEKPKENAEEDKKEEKKPKDDSPRPRPLHRTCSLFMRSIAPSISKAEIIALCRRYPGFLRVCLSDPHPERRFFRRCWVTFDRSINIKEVCWNLQNIRLRDCELAPGVNRDLARRVRNVNGITQHKQVLRNDIKLAAKLIHALDEKGDLWSIKFQEEGQSTELPAQNPILKNITDYLIEEVSAEEEELLGSGSGMDPEESTKEGNPAETTVERDDKLAKVLDRLVLYLRIVHSIDYYNTCEYPSEDEMPNRCGMIHVRGPIPPNRITHGEVQQWQKMMEEKLSPLFSLKEILSEDEAAKMGRKDPEEEVEKFVSANTQELGKDKWLCPLSGKKFKGPEFVRKHILNKHGDKIEEVKKEVAFFNNFLMDAKRPSLPEMKLPPLPGPGQGLLSPSMPFPPQGPQGPMGFGQPRPPLMGYGGGPPYPPNQYGGGRGNYDNFRGQGGYLGKPRNIR; translated from the exons ATGGGAGACAGTGATGATGAGTACGATCGCAGGAGAAGGGACAAATTCAGACGGGAGAGAAGTGACTACGACCgttcaagagagagagaagatagACGCAGAGATGACTGGAACGACAG GGAGTGGGACAGAGGCAGGGAACGGCGTAGCCGCGGAGAGTACCGGGATTATGACAGAGGTCGTAGGGAGAGATTCACCCCGCCGAGGCACGACATGAGTCCCCAGCAGAAACGCATGAGAAGAGACTG GGATGACCATGGTGGAGACCCTTACCGTGGGGGATATGACTTGGGttatggtggtggaggagggccCAGCTATGGCCCACCGCAGCATTGGGGCCATCCTGACTTGCATCTCATGCAGCCTCATCATGGCATCCCCATTCAGGCAAG ACTCGGCAACATCCACGATATGGATTTGGGTCCACCGCCTCCCATAATGAAGAGCTTTAAGGAGTTCCTGCTGTCCTTGGATGATTCTGTGGATGAGACTGAGGCAGTCAAACGCTACAATGAGTACAAGATTGACTTCCGCCGACAGCAGATGCAGGACTTCTTTTTGGCTCATAAAGATGAAGAGTG GTTCAGGTCCAAGTATCACCCAGATGAGGCCAGCCGGCTTAAAGCAGAGGCCCAGAGTGCCCTTCACAACCGTCTGAATGTCTTCTTGTTCCTGATGGAGAACAGCTGGTTTGATAATGTCTCTCTGGACATTGAGCAGACCCCAGCCATCATCAAGGTTCTGGATGCAG CTGTGataaagatggagggagggacagaTCATGATCTTCGCATCTTGGACCTGCcatctgaagaggaggaggaaagggagaagtCGACGTCTGTTTCAGGGGGCGCTGAACCTCCCAAGAGCCAAGACCTCAAAGCCTTGGACGTTGACCGCAAACCCCCAgtagagaaagacaaaaacgaGAAG GAGGAGAGCGACTCTGCCAGCACAGAAAGAGCTGCTGCAACCGAAGGGGAGGATGTGAAAGAAGGGGCAGAGAAAGAAGCTGCCAAAGAAGAAATGCCTGAACCCAAGAAA CCGAGAAGAAAGCGGAAACGCAGTGGAGACAGCGATGACGAAGGCAGCGCCTCAGAGAGTGATTCTGACTCTGATTCAGACTCCAATTCCAATAGCTCTGACAAACCTgtgaagaaggaagaggaggaagacaaggaagatgaggaagaggagggtgaag aggagaaaccAAAGGAGAATGCTGAAGAggacaagaaagaagaaaagaagccCAAAGATGACTCTCCCAGGCCGCGGCCTCTCCATAGGACCTGCTCTCTGTTCATGAGGAGCATCGCTCCAAGCATTTCCAAGGCTGAGATTATTGCT CTTTGCCGGCGATACCCTGGCTTTCTGCGTGTTTGCTTGTCTGACCCCCATCCGGAGCGCAG GTTTTTCAGACGCTGCTGGGTGACATTTGACCGTAGCATCAATATCAAAGAAGTTTGCTGGAACCTTCAGAACATTCGA CTGCGAGACTGTGAACTGGCCCCAGGGGTGAACAGGGACCTGGCCCGGAGGGTGCGCAATGTTAATGGCATCACTCAGCACAAGCAGGTGCTCCGCAATGACATCAAGCTGGCTGCCAAGCTCATCCATGCCTTGGATGAGAAAGGAGACCTGTGGAGCATCAAGTTCCAGGAAGAGGGGCAGAGCACAGAG TTGCCCGCTCAGAACCCCATCTTGAAGAATATCACCGATTACCTGATTGAGGAGGTGagtgctgaggaggaggagctcctGGGCTCTGGGAGCGGGATGGATCCTGAGGAGAGCACCAAGGAGGGAAACCCTGCAGAGACAACTGTGGAGAGGGACGACAAACTAGCCAAG GTTCTGGATCGTCTCGTCTTGTATCTGCGTATCGTGCATTCAATTGACTACTACAACACCTGTGAATACCCCAGTGAGGATGAAATGCCCAATCGCTGTGGCATGATCCATGTACGTGGACCCATCCCTCCCAACCGCATCACACACGGAGAAG TGCAACAGTGGCAAaagatgatggaggagaagctgagTCCTTTGTTTAGTTTAAAAGAAATCCTGTCTGAGGACGAGGCGGCGAAGATGGGTCGCAAGGAtcctgaggaggaggtggagaagttTGTGTCTGCCAACACTCAAGAGCTGGGAAAGGACAAGTGGCTCTGCCCTCTAAGTGGCAAGAAATTTAAG ggGCCAGAGTTTGTACGGAAGCACATCCTGAACAAACACGGGGACAAAATTGAAGAAGTGAAAAAGGAAGTGGCGTTTTTTAACAATTTTCTGATGGACGCCAAAAGACCGTCTCTGCCAGAGATGaagcttcctcctcttccaggcCCAGGTCAAG GCTTGCTTTCTCCCAGCATGCCGTTTCCTCCTCAGGGTCCTCAGGGTCCGATGGGCTTCGGACAGCCTCGCCCACCCCTGATGGGCTATGGCG GTGGACCTCCTTACCCCCCCAACCAAtatggaggaggcagaggaaactATGACAACTTCCGTGGACAAGGTGGCTACCTGGGGAAGCCACGCAACATCAGGTGA
- the srrt gene encoding serrate RNA effector molecule homolog isoform X1, giving the protein MGDSDDEYDRRRRDKFRRERSDYDRSREREDRRRDDWNDREWDRGRERRSRGEYRDYDRGRRERFTPPRHDMSPQQKRMRRDWDDHGGDPYRGGYDLGYGGGGGPSYGPPQHWGHPDLHLMQPHHGIPIQARLGNIHDMDLGPPPPIMKSFKEFLLSLDDSVDETEAVKRYNEYKIDFRRQQMQDFFLAHKDEEWFRSKYHPDEASRLKAEAQSALHNRLNVFLFLMENSWFDNVSLDIEQTPAIIKVLDAAVIKMEGGTDHDLRILDLPSEEEEEREKSTSVSGGAEPPKSQDLKALDVDRKPPVEKDKNEKEESDSASTERAAATEGEDVKEGAEKEAAKEEMPEPKKPRRKRKRSGDSDDEGSASESDSDSDSDSNSNSSDKPVKKEEEEDKEDEEEEGEEEKPKENAEEDKKEEKKPKDDSPRPRPLHRTCSLFMRSIAPSISKAEIIALCRRYPGFLRVCLSDPHPERRFFRRCWVTFDRSINIKEVCWNLQNIRLRDCELAPGVNRDLARRVRNVNGITQHKQVLRNDIKLAAKLIHALDEKGDLWSIKFQEEGQSTELPAQNPILKNITDYLIEEVSAEEEELLGSGSGMDPEESTKEGNPAETTVERDDKLAKVLDRLVLYLRIVHSIDYYNTCEYPSEDEMPNRCGMIHVRGPIPPNRITHGEVQQWQKMMEEKLSPLFSLKEILSEDEAAKMGRKDPEEEVEKFVSANTQELGKDKWLCPLSGKKFKGPEFVRKHILNKHGDKIEEVKKEVAFFNNFLMDAKRPSLPEMKLPPLPGPGQGLLSPSMPFPPQGPQGPMGFGQPRPPLMGYGGGPPYPPNQYGGGRGNYDNFRGQGGYLGKPRNIRMSRGDPRNIIEYRDLDAPDDMDFF; this is encoded by the exons ATGGGAGACAGTGATGATGAGTACGATCGCAGGAGAAGGGACAAATTCAGACGGGAGAGAAGTGACTACGACCgttcaagagagagagaagatagACGCAGAGATGACTGGAACGACAG GGAGTGGGACAGAGGCAGGGAACGGCGTAGCCGCGGAGAGTACCGGGATTATGACAGAGGTCGTAGGGAGAGATTCACCCCGCCGAGGCACGACATGAGTCCCCAGCAGAAACGCATGAGAAGAGACTG GGATGACCATGGTGGAGACCCTTACCGTGGGGGATATGACTTGGGttatggtggtggaggagggccCAGCTATGGCCCACCGCAGCATTGGGGCCATCCTGACTTGCATCTCATGCAGCCTCATCATGGCATCCCCATTCAGGCAAG ACTCGGCAACATCCACGATATGGATTTGGGTCCACCGCCTCCCATAATGAAGAGCTTTAAGGAGTTCCTGCTGTCCTTGGATGATTCTGTGGATGAGACTGAGGCAGTCAAACGCTACAATGAGTACAAGATTGACTTCCGCCGACAGCAGATGCAGGACTTCTTTTTGGCTCATAAAGATGAAGAGTG GTTCAGGTCCAAGTATCACCCAGATGAGGCCAGCCGGCTTAAAGCAGAGGCCCAGAGTGCCCTTCACAACCGTCTGAATGTCTTCTTGTTCCTGATGGAGAACAGCTGGTTTGATAATGTCTCTCTGGACATTGAGCAGACCCCAGCCATCATCAAGGTTCTGGATGCAG CTGTGataaagatggagggagggacagaTCATGATCTTCGCATCTTGGACCTGCcatctgaagaggaggaggaaagggagaagtCGACGTCTGTTTCAGGGGGCGCTGAACCTCCCAAGAGCCAAGACCTCAAAGCCTTGGACGTTGACCGCAAACCCCCAgtagagaaagacaaaaacgaGAAG GAGGAGAGCGACTCTGCCAGCACAGAAAGAGCTGCTGCAACCGAAGGGGAGGATGTGAAAGAAGGGGCAGAGAAAGAAGCTGCCAAAGAAGAAATGCCTGAACCCAAGAAA CCGAGAAGAAAGCGGAAACGCAGTGGAGACAGCGATGACGAAGGCAGCGCCTCAGAGAGTGATTCTGACTCTGATTCAGACTCCAATTCCAATAGCTCTGACAAACCTgtgaagaaggaagaggaggaagacaaggaagatgaggaagaggagggtgaag aggagaaaccAAAGGAGAATGCTGAAGAggacaagaaagaagaaaagaagccCAAAGATGACTCTCCCAGGCCGCGGCCTCTCCATAGGACCTGCTCTCTGTTCATGAGGAGCATCGCTCCAAGCATTTCCAAGGCTGAGATTATTGCT CTTTGCCGGCGATACCCTGGCTTTCTGCGTGTTTGCTTGTCTGACCCCCATCCGGAGCGCAG GTTTTTCAGACGCTGCTGGGTGACATTTGACCGTAGCATCAATATCAAAGAAGTTTGCTGGAACCTTCAGAACATTCGA CTGCGAGACTGTGAACTGGCCCCAGGGGTGAACAGGGACCTGGCCCGGAGGGTGCGCAATGTTAATGGCATCACTCAGCACAAGCAGGTGCTCCGCAATGACATCAAGCTGGCTGCCAAGCTCATCCATGCCTTGGATGAGAAAGGAGACCTGTGGAGCATCAAGTTCCAGGAAGAGGGGCAGAGCACAGAG TTGCCCGCTCAGAACCCCATCTTGAAGAATATCACCGATTACCTGATTGAGGAGGTGagtgctgaggaggaggagctcctGGGCTCTGGGAGCGGGATGGATCCTGAGGAGAGCACCAAGGAGGGAAACCCTGCAGAGACAACTGTGGAGAGGGACGACAAACTAGCCAAG GTTCTGGATCGTCTCGTCTTGTATCTGCGTATCGTGCATTCAATTGACTACTACAACACCTGTGAATACCCCAGTGAGGATGAAATGCCCAATCGCTGTGGCATGATCCATGTACGTGGACCCATCCCTCCCAACCGCATCACACACGGAGAAG TGCAACAGTGGCAAaagatgatggaggagaagctgagTCCTTTGTTTAGTTTAAAAGAAATCCTGTCTGAGGACGAGGCGGCGAAGATGGGTCGCAAGGAtcctgaggaggaggtggagaagttTGTGTCTGCCAACACTCAAGAGCTGGGAAAGGACAAGTGGCTCTGCCCTCTAAGTGGCAAGAAATTTAAG ggGCCAGAGTTTGTACGGAAGCACATCCTGAACAAACACGGGGACAAAATTGAAGAAGTGAAAAAGGAAGTGGCGTTTTTTAACAATTTTCTGATGGACGCCAAAAGACCGTCTCTGCCAGAGATGaagcttcctcctcttccaggcCCAGGTCAAG GCTTGCTTTCTCCCAGCATGCCGTTTCCTCCTCAGGGTCCTCAGGGTCCGATGGGCTTCGGACAGCCTCGCCCACCCCTGATGGGCTATGGCG GTGGACCTCCTTACCCCCCCAACCAAtatggaggaggcagaggaaactATGACAACTTCCGTGGACAAGGTGGCTACCTGGGGAAGCCACGCAACATCAG AATGTCACGAGGTGATCCACGCAACATCATTGAATACCGTGACCTGGATGCGCCAGATGACATGGACTTCTTTTAA
- the mogat3b gene encoding LOW QUALITY PROTEIN: 2-acylglycerol O-acyltransferase 3b (The sequence of the model RefSeq protein was modified relative to this genomic sequence to represent the inferred CDS: deleted 2 bases in 1 codon) — protein sequence MSSRGRYAGPIHKVSNCKTLSCLSLPACVSKYWGSGFVISSFMIWSKCILHSVAGMTKEKTQTKEFLETLSVLQWVLSFLFLGVACIILTVYLMFTSLWPLSTLYFIWLVMDWQTPERAGRRTTSVRKWRVWEHLRDYFPIKLVKTAELNPNKNYILGCHPHGIMSTGAFTCLSTDSCGFAEMFPGVRPTLAVLAGLFRIPLFRDYIMSIGLHPVSKPSLSYLLSQSGKGNAVGIVIGGAAESLESSPGVNTVVVRHRKGFVRVALEFGADLVPVYMFGENELFQQVVLSEGGLGRRLQDLFKKIMGFAPCLFVGERMAIIPYRTPITTVVGSPISVPKCATPTEEEVDHYHRLYMEALSKLFHEHKVSCGLAESHKLRII from the exons ATGTCCTCCAGAGGACGTTACGCAGGTCCAATACACAAAGTGTCCAACTGTAAAACTTTGTCATGTTTATCTCTGCCTGCTTGTGTGTCAAAGTATTGGGGGAGTGGATTTGTTATCAGCAGCTTT ATGATCTGGTCAAAGTGCATCCTGCATTCT GTTGCAGGAATGACTAAAGAAAAAACTCAGACGAAGGAGTTTTTAGAGACATTAAGTGTTCTGCAATGGGTGCTATCCTTTCTCTTCTTAG GAGTGGCTTGTATTATCTTGACGGTGTATCTTATGTTTACTTCGCTGTGGCCGCTCTCCACTCTGTACTTCATATGGCTGGTGATGGACTGGCAAACCCCTGAAAGAG CGGGCAGGAGGACAACCTCCGTGAGGAAGTGGAGGGTATGGGAGCACCTCAGGGATTATTTTCCAATCAAG TTGGTGAAGACAGCCGAGCTGAATCCCAACAAGAACTACATCTTGGGTTGTCATCCGCATGGTATCATGAGTACTGGAGCTTTTACCTGCCTcagcacagacagctgtggCTTCGCTGAGATGTTTCCTGGGGTGCGGCCAACCCTGGCGGTACTGGCAGGACTTTTCAGGATACCGCTCTTCAGGGATTACATAATGAGTATAG GTCTTCATCCAGTCAGTAAACCAAGCCTTTCCTACCTCCTCTCACAGAGTGGCAAGGGTAATGCAGTGGGGATTGTGATAGGGGGCGCTGCTGAGTCTCTGGAGTCCTCTCCTGGAGTGAACACAGTGGTCGTGAGGCACAGAAAGGGGTTTGTCAGGGTGGCCCTTGAGTTTGG GGCTGATCTGGTGCCTGTTTACATGTTCGGAGAGAATGAGCTCTTTCAGCAGGTAGTTCTCTCAGAAGGTGGTCTAGGTCGGAGGTTACAGGACCTGTTCAAAAAGATTATGGGTTTCGCCCCGTGTCTATTTGTTGGTGAGCGCATGGCAATCATACCCTACAGGACTCCAATCACCACTGTTG TGGGAAGTCCAATCTCAGTGCCAAAGTGTGCCACACCTACCGAGGAGGAGGTCGACCATTATCACAGACTGTACATGGAGGCCCTGTCCAAGTTATTCCACGAACACAAGGTCAGCTGTGGACTTGCTGAAAGTCACAAGCTTCGAATCATTTAG